AAAAAGAATTTGTACAAAGGGGCCTAAACATGAGCACTGTAACTGTTGGGATTTTGAATGTGAAACTTTAGAAATCCCGACGTTTCAGAAGCCCCGACTGTTACAGCCTCTGTTTCTTTGACTGCGGACCAGACCCGCCTTTCCCCCAGCCTTCACGGCCTCGCACAGCTCTGGCCAGGAACCCGCCCCCGACAATACAAGACCTGGGCAGAACCAACTCTTGCTCTTCCTATAACGCCCCCTCCTGTTCTTGGAGGGGAGGGAGCACAGCGGGGAGCAAAACTGCAGTGGCTCATGACCAAAGCGATGGGTGAGACActgattttttgcttttctttaaaaaataagttggCTCATGTGGAGTGTAAACAAAATTCTGCCAATCCTAGTGTTCCCCACTAATCTCCCCcaacttcctttattttttcttgctgtaGAGCAAAAAAGCAAATCAGAAACTCCAAATCAAACCAACTAAGGATCAAAAGAGGACAAGGAAACAGGAACCTGTGAGGAATCCAAAAACAGAGCGAGAGCTTCTTGGAGAACTTTATGCTGACAAGGCCTACCTAGAAAAGTTGCTCGAGGATGAAGGTCTTTCTCCATGTTATTTAACTAAATGCTCTAAGCAAGTTAagcaagttctttttttttttttttttcttcttcatatccCTATGACTACTCTTCCTTCTCTGTATCAGAGCCCACCTCGCACATAGTGCTGGCAGTGGTTGCGAGGGAGGCAGGAGTCTGGAGGGTGCAGGTATTTTTGGAGCCAGATCCAATATTCACAACTATAAGCATATTTCCTTCCCTATTACATGTCAGGCTTTTATAACAAACAATAGATCAAGTCCAAGCAATCTGTGCTGTTGAAATCAAAAGCAGGAACAGTGTCACTGCAAACTACTTCTGTCTTAGTGTTAAATTCCACCAACACTTGCATTAAGTGCAAAGTGTTGCTCCTAAGACTGTAACTCATTTGTGGGTTTGTTATAAATGCTGTTAAGATCAAGATGAAGGATTTGGAGAAGTATCTTAGTTTAGAACTAGGCAGAAAGGTGGTTCCCCTTTAGTAATTCTTCTAGGGAACTCTTTACCCAGTAATAGAGAGGTAATTAAGAATTTAGTCTCCTGGCGGGGTGATGGCATTACTGGCATGAATAATGTCTGTGGCTGCCTGGTCTCCAGGCATGTAAACGCTCTCGCAGTTTCCCTCTTGCAGTCTCACCCACAGGCTGTTCAAACGCCCCACGCAGCCGTTTCTGCCCAGGACATCATCACAGCCAGCCCCAGAACGGCCCCGTCTGGGCTTTGCTCAGCAGAAGGCGGCAGCTAAAGGGGCTGGGAACCAGCTCTGGCTCCCGCGCAGAACGCACGGGCGTTTGCCGTAGCTTCCCTCCTCATCGCATCAGTTCTGGGGAGCACTGAGGACTTTCATTTCTAGGACTGTCTGTCAGAGCAGAAAAACATTCACAACCGTCCCCCACTGAACTGCAGCTTCATCCAGCACCCACATTAATACTCTCCTGGGTTCTACCATCTTTTCAGACTTGATGGAGAGCAGCACAAAGCAGGGGACCAAAGTAGCGGACCTGGTTTTGAGCGGCATTTCCTACCTGGACGCTCGCCGTGAATTCTGGCAGCAGCAGAAGCCTATTTATGCCCGTGAGAGAGAGCGCAAGCTCAGGCAGCAAAGGTGGATCCGGAACAAGACACGAAAACCAGCCGAGGTTGGCAGATACATTGTGAAGAGCATGGAGGACATCCAGCTGTGTAGGTGTCCTGGCTGGAAGCAGCGAGAAAATGATGACTGGCACATGTAATTATTTGCTGTAGTAATAACAGACCAGAACAGCAGTAGCAGTGCAAGCATTGACAAACACCAGTTGGCAGTTTTGGGGAAGTATTTGCGTTTGTATTCTTCACCTTTCCCAACGCTTTCTTAGATACAGAATCCAACAcaattttttcctcagctttttctGTACTTGAGGTCTTGCTGGTTGGTTTTCAGGACACCACGTGGATGGCGAAGCCAGGCAGGCCCCTGCTGCGTGCTTAGCAAACGCCTCTGGTCTGGGAATCAGCAGTGGTTTTACTGAGGGAATGCAGGCCACTGCAGTTAATCACTTCTATAGTTCAAAAATACCATTGCAGAGAGATGAAGAAGCTGAGAAACAGTGGTCTGGAAGGAAGGAGTAATTAATCTCTggtctccttctctcttcctatGCTACGTATTTACAACCCAGGGAAAAGAGTTTAGTTGTTACTGCAATTCAGTTCTTTTAAGCTACAGCAGCTGGGTGAAGGTGGTGTCAGAAACACCCTGCAGCCCGGCTCCTGCAGCAGGGTGCATCGAACAGAGCTCACCAGGGAAGTGCAAGGGCTCATTTAGGAGATAAAAACCTAAGTGCTGTAGCTAGACCCTCATCTCCAAGGCCAGGCTGCCCTGCGGCAATAACTGAGCTCTCAAAACCTTTGGACAACAAGcatcttctcctttttcctcagcAGGTGTGAGGTCGTTTCCCTGTACTTACCCCGATGAAAGTGATTTCCAGGAGTGCCAGGTGGAGGGTCAGAAGTGCCATCTCGCAGGGGCAGATTTCTTGGACATTAGAGGGAGGAGTGTAGGAGATGCTGAAGGGTTGGGAGCTCCAGCCTTTCCCCAGCTTTGTCTGAGGGGTACACGAGCACGCCTGGGCTTGCCTCCCGCTGTCACTGTGTCCCCCGCCAGCATTGAACTCTCCTCCCTGTCACCAGTGCTGGCCGGGGACTGCCCTGAGGAGAGCTGCAGGAAAGCTGAGCGGCTGCTGAAAACCGTACAAGGGTGCTCCGAGGATGAAGTTCCCAACAAGAGTGAACTGATTGGAACCCTCCACAGCTGCATTGGGAATGCTCAGTTAGAGATGGGCCGgacagaggcagctctgcagagtcATAAGATGGATCTGGAATTTGCCAGGCAGAGGTGAGTGCTGAGAGGTTCAGGTgagtggggaaaggaggaaagtgCCTCTGCAAGGGCTTTTAGCATCAGGTAATGTCGTAATTCTCATCTGGAGGTTTAACAGGGCAACGCATTCAGGCTCTGCCCAGGTATCGTGGTCTCTAGTGACTTCTTATCTTCACTATTTCAAAAATAAGGAGGCTGAAGCAGGTTTTTAAAGGACCTAGACCACGTGGCACATCTCAATCTCGGCTGACTCAAAGCAAAAGAGAACCCAAGTCCCAGTCTCAGCACTTGTAGCCTCTAGTACGCACTTCCTTCTCTGGGAGGTTGGGCTCTAAATTACACCAGTTTTCTGctacattttctcttaaaatcaTTTGCATTCAAACTGTGATAGCAGACTTGAAATATTTATCTAAGAGGTACAATTACCTGCCCATACGTACACATTCTGCAGCTCTTTCAGCTAAAACAGAATGGAGCAAAGTGTAGTCTTAAGATTTAGTAAGAGTTttgcagagcagaggagaaaacacTGAACAGTTGCTTGAACTgaagttattttggttttatttttgctaataCTGCACAGGACTTTCGAAGTGaaactgtttctcattttcacaaatccctttttaaaattaatactggTTTAAGAAATTTCTGCCTCTCTCCTGGCGATCTCCACTCCCCAGTTTTCCCAAATAAAGTTCAGAATTAGCAGTAGAGAGGCAGGAATGCCATACATCATTTTAGGACTCTTCTGAAGCGATGTCAAGTTGTGTTTCAAGGACGGCGGTGGCTGGGGGGGCTTTGCCCTCTCGTGGCTGGAGCTCAGCAGGGCAAGAGGAGACACGTTAATGCCTCGCAGCGCCCCCGGCAAGGCATTTATCCTCCTTTCATCAGTTTTTTCATTTGTAAGGTAAGGGTAGTCAAAGCAGGCCACTTCCGAAGGTGGGAACCAGGactaattaaggaaaaaaattaaagtccaCAGGCTACATTATTATAGAAGCTGCCTCTAGCATGGGGCGAAGGCTCATtcagagcagagggagcagggcCTGTTACCCAGAGCCTGCAGACACAGGGCAGGCACGGACCGGTCTGGGTCTTCCCTCTTCTCTTGGGCAGAAATCCGTTAGTATTTGGGACCCGGGAGCTGGCAGGGGACTTCCGTGGGACCCACAGGGCAACTAAGGGAAACAGAGGCAAAGCAAAGTAGAAAGACTTACAAGGGCTGCCAGGTTTgtgccaaaacaaaaataaacccaaagaCAAAACTAAACCACTTCCCCTGTGTCTTACGGGGTGTCGGCTGCAACAGCTGCAGATAAAATCAAAAATCCACCTTGATTTTATGACTTTCAGTCTGATATTGGTCCTTTACCTCTGCTTCTCACCACTTCGCCTGAAGTTATGCTGAGCACCAAAGAAAACACGTACGGCTGAAGAAAGCCCAGACTATGTCAGGAACAAGACTAAGCCgtgtgtgagctggcacaggcaggatgcaggaacaaccacaaaaccacaagcaaaatgcaaagagtaaatttattctcgttCCCTCGCGAGCGGGGGGATCTCCGCAGCAGCACTCGGGCAGAGGCCCGCGAGCGGGGACGCCGGCGCCGCGCAGCTCGGGCCTTGCCACCCAGAAAGACGAGGAGAaaaagatcttgaacctgctgctttcacccgTGTATCAGGGATTTTCGCAGGTGTAGTTTTCTACTGTGCTTTGACCTTTCCcgcagcagggcaggaatctcaggCGTGTTCGATAGGTGCCTCAGAGTCTATCCCAGGCCCCTCTcatctaaacacagatgttctacctGTCAGgcacacaaaactaaacaactGGTGTGATAAACGGGTGTTTCGACACCCCAGCCCAtgtcacttgagtgtgtttacaatcctccttgccaatcttccGTTCTATTCCGACAGTCAGCtactacaatttctttttctttccatcacagcGATCTGCCAGATGCCGTGTCCAGAGCCCTCGATAACATTGGCAGAGTTTATGCCAGAATCGGCAAATTCCAGCAAGCCATTGACACGTATGTAAAATTAGCAACAGAAAAGGCATAAGGCTGTTTTGAATTACCTAGATGATGCCTTTTCAGTTTGTTTACTCATACTGGCAGCAAGGGGGGGCTGGGAGATTTTTCATACAACAGTACCTGGAACCCTTTGTTTATAGAATCAGTGGTTGAAATTATAACTGTGCCTGGTGAGATCTGCTAAATGTCTTTCTTACTCTCCGCTCCAAGTTGGGAGGAGAAGATTCCAATGGCAAaatccagcctggagaagacctGGCTGTTCCATGAAATCGGCCGATGTTACCTGGAGCTGGATAAAGCTGAAGCGGCCCAGAATTACGGCCAGAAGTCCCTGCAGGCGTCAGATGAAGAGGGAGATGTCGAGTGGCAACTCCATGCTACTGTCCTGGTGGCACAAGCACAAGGTACAGGCGTTAGTACCAGTTTTGCTCTAGGGATGGCGACAGCCTGTCCCTTCAGCACCTTGTGAAAACATCTCTGTGATTTAACGGCCAAAGTAACTGTTCAGACTGAGACCCCTCATCAGAGACTCGCTCGATTAACTGTTGTTCTCTTGATCTTGGcttaaaatagatgttttcatttgtctgttACAGTAAAGTTGAAGGATTACTGGTCTGCGATCACGAACTTTGAAAAAGCCCTGGAGAAGGCAAAGCTTGTTCACGATGAGGCTGCTCAAAGGGCCGTCATTGCTGTAAGTGGGTTGTTGTGAAGAGGAGAAGCTTGGGGCCAGGGCACTAAGTTGGCTCTAACTATTGTCTGGTGAACTGAGAAAACATCACTGCACAGCTGGTGTGTTAAGAGGGGGAAAACGCAGCCTCCGAAGCAGTTTATGTATTGGAAGTTTTGAAACCTCCTGACTCAGAAAACTTAACCCCAGTTTATGAACCAGTCCAACGTATAAAAGGATGAAGCCCTGGCCCTGCTCAGGTCAAGGGAAAATGTTCTTCTGACCTTCCTGGGGCAAGGATTTCCCACAGAGAGTGGCTGATCACAGCTCACCCTTTCCTGCCCTCTCCGAAAGGTCCCAGAGGAGCCACTTTGCATCAGACCATGGAAGAGCGTGTGGGCACGGCCAGGGACCCGCGGGAAAGCGGCCGCCCATTGCCAGCCCCCACTGACCCGGCAGCGGGTTGGGGGATCCGGCTGAGCCCAGCTTGCCAGGCACCAGTTCCAGCACAGGCACCGACACCAGATCCCTCACGGGCATCCAGAGCTGGGGCAGAAAAAGGGTAGTGTGAGAGGGTGGGATCTTCAGGGGAGGGGACGCTTGGTAAGGGCTGAGGCCGGTAGGAATCACCGCAGAGAGGAACAAAGCACACTGTCACAGAGAGCCTTGTGGTAAGAAAGGACCAGGGAACGATAGcagagagcaaaagaaaacaggaaaaactcaAGTATGTAACTGCATGTCTAGAGCTTTCATTAATAAGCCGTATTGCTTTCAGGCCTTGGATGACGTGAGCAAAAGCTTCATCGAGGAGCTGGACAAGAGGAGAGAAGAAGCGAGAGTTTCCTCTGTTAAAGGTAAGTGTCATTTAGACCTCGGCACCCCATAAATGTAAAAATTCTCCGTTTCCCTTCTCTGGAGCACAGACATGTGGGAACAAAGTACCCCGTTCCCCGGTGACAAGCACCTGGATCTCTGGCCCACGTTGCATCCTGCGGGCTAGGACAGGCGAGGGGCTAACGCGGATGTGGAGCTGTAGCCAAGTTATAATTTGTAGCTTCTGGTTTTTGGTAGTGAAGGTTTAATCTTGAGCTGGTATAAACCCAAACAGGTGATGTCGGTGTTGGagggggctttgggcaacctgggctagtggaaggcaggggggcggggctgggggggctttgGGGTCCCTTCAACCCAAACCCGTTGGTGACTCCGGCGAAGGAGCCGGCTTTGCCCTCCCCGCCAGACCCTCCGCTCCGCTTTCCGCAGCGCTGGCAGCGGCCCCGGTGCCCCGGCAGCCCCGTGGGGGCCCGGGACTCGCTCAGGAGCAAAACGCGGCTCTAAAAGCGACTGTGACTGAGGCCCGCGGCGCCCCCGGGGCCGGTTCCCTTCGCGCGCCGAGCTGCGACCGGcgcggggcaggagggggcagcACCTCCCCAGCGGCCCCGGGCCCGCTGCCCCCCACGGGcctctcctgcccccccccggccccgggccgagCTTCCAGCTGCGGGGCAGAGGCCGGGGGTCTCTTTTCTTGCCCCCCCCTCTCCGATTTCTCAGTGCCGGGACTtgctttactgttgttttttccctcccagaCGCTGGGTGCAGCGGCGGGACCCCCCGAGACAACTGGGAGCAGCGGAGCGAGAGGGCGGGGAGCGGCCCGGGGGGGCGGGAAGAGGCGAAGCAAAAAGAAGGTGCCGGGAACTGCGAAGACGCAGCTGGAAAGGCCAAGGAAGGGGCAGGTGGAGGAACAAAGGCCGGAGGAAGCGGCGAGCGGGAGCGGCGGGGAAGGCCCCGACCCGACGGGAGCCCCTGagagccgcggggccgccgccccgccccgcgctcgGCGCTGCGCGGGCGCGCTGCAAACACGAGCTCTGCCCTGAGAACCCGACCCCGACcctccctgcgcccccccccgcgcccacGCGTGGGGCGAAGCCGCGGGAaagcgccgcccccccccctccatccctccccgtCCCGGGCGGGGACCGAGCTCCGGGCACCCCCCAACCGCCGCCCCCGGGGGAGGGtccggcccggccccccgcgcctGCGCGGTCACGGGGGGGGGGCCCCGGCGCTATGAAAGGGGCCGCGGCCGTGCCCGCCCCAGAGCCGCTTCCCCGCGCCGCTCCCTCACCATGGTAAGCGGGGTCGGGGCCCCCCCGGGCGCTGGGTTTCGTTTCCCGGGTGGGGGGAGGAAGCTCCGGCGTGGCCCGACACGGGGGTGCTGGGCGCGGGGGGGTGCCCGGGTCGGGGGGTGCAGCCGGGCGCAACCCCGGGGTCCCCGCGGTGCAGCGGCTCCGCCCGGGGGGGTCCCGGGCCGCCCTGGGCACGACCCCCCCGCCCGATGCCTGGAGCACTCGCTCCCTCCGCGCGAGGCCCCGTCCCTGGGGGGCCCCGGGGCGCGCAGACAAGCGGGGGCTTtgtggggccgggccgggggggtggcggggctgTGCGGGGCCATTGTCCGGGCCCCCGCCGTGAGCGCGGCCATTGTCCTCCGGGCTGGGCGCGAACAATGCGGGGGGGGGGCGGACATTGTTCCTTTGTTCGGCGCTGGACAAGCGGCCGCAGTCGCCGCCATCgccggcagctgcctgcgggACCCTGCCCGACCCGACCCTCGGCCCCGAGCGGCTGCACCCCGTCCGCTCCCTcccggggggggctcgggggggcgcGGGGTCCCCCGCTCTGCTCGGGGGCCCGGCCGGGTTCGGGAGCGGGCGCGGTGCTGGGGGGCACCGCCCCGGGGTGCTGCGCGaccctgggggcagggggggccggtcccggggtgCTTCGGAACCAAAACCCGCCTCCGCGTTCCCCAATAAGGGGCAGAAAAGTGAATCCCCTGAACTCGGTGTTTTCTAAGCAACAGCCTCGCCCTGGGCTCGTTTCTCAGCCGTgggcaacccccccccccccccccggcaaaACCTCCTCCAGCATCGCCCGCGGCCACTGGTCACCGGGGCTGGTCACGGCCGGGCGGGGGGGTGGAGGGTCACGCACTGACCCGCGGACCAGCGGCCGCCCCGCTGAGGCTACTGAGAACCCGCAGAGCTGGAGAAATCCCGCGTCTCCTCCCAGGCCCTGCTGGGAACCGCCCGGGACTCCAGTTCCCGGGGGGGAGCCTGGGCCagcgccgcccccccctcccggcTCACTCGCCGCTGCCGAGCGCGGCCGTCGCGGCTGGTTTCGCTTTCGGGTTCCGCTGCTGGGGGGGGCCGAGGGTAGCGGCAGCGATCGCACTTGTGCTTCATCCCAAGAGGAGCCCGAACCCCGCCCCGAGCGCTCGGGGCGCTCATGGGGAAATGGCAGGTCCCGGCgccgccccgggggggggctCCGCTCAGGAACAGCCTTtgctgcggggccgggggtccctgagctcctgcagccccttcGCCCTCCCCGCAGCCGCCCCAACCTGCCGGGACTCCGGTTCCCCGGCGGAGCTCCCCGCCACACGCCGCAGCCTCGCCGTCGAGTAGGACAAGCTGCTGTCGGTGTTCAGAAATAAATTGGGCCCTCGAAGGGCTCTGCCCGGGCTGCAGCTTCGGCAGCTCGTGGTGCCCGTGAGACCGCGGCTGCTGCCACGTGACGGGGAAAACTTCCCCTTCCCGGTCCGGCCGCGGGCGCAGCGGGGAGCGGAGCTGCACCTGCGGCCCCTCGGGtcagggccggggccgggggggtgggaCGGGGCGCGGGTCCCCCTGCGGCACCCGCCGGGGTGGCTGTGGGGTGGTCCTAGCTGAGGTGGGGGACGCGGGGGCAGAGGTGCTCCCCACACCCCCGCTCCTCCCAGCACCGGGGACAGGCGGGCTCCGGGGGTTGGTAGcctgcaaaatatttccttcttgcaTTTCAGAACAGAGGCTTCTCAAAGAAGAGTCACACGTTCCTgcctaaaatatttaaaaaaatgtctgctCAATCCACGAAAGAAAGACCCGAAAGCTTGCAGTTCCCTTTCCTTGACGATGAAGATACCATCTCCACAGTCAAAGAATCTAAAACCTTCTTTATTTTACGAGGCCTGCCGGGCAGTGGGAAGTCCACTCTCGCCCAGGCTATTCAGGATCGGTACAAAGATGCCTGCAAGGTCATCTCGGTTGATAGCTATAAAATCACCCCTTTAATAAGAAGCACCGTTCCTGAAGAGTATTCAAAGGTGGATGAGGATCTAGTTGACTATTGCAAACGAGACATCAGCGTTATCGTTTTGGATGACACTCACCATGAGAGGGAACGACTGGACCAACTCTTTGATATCGCTGACAAATACCGGTACAAAGTCATCTTTGCCGAGCCCAAAACCCAGTGGCGGCTGGATTGTTCgcagctgaaggaaaagaacCAGTGGAAACTGTCGGTGGAAGAGCTGAAGAAGATGAAGCCGAGCTTGGAGAAGGAATTCCTACCCATGTATTTTGGGTGGTTTTTGAGCAAAAGAAGTTCAGAGATCCTGAGGAAGGCTGGCCAGGCCTTCTTAGATGAGCTTGGAAGTCTCAAAGCCTTCAAAAAGGAGAGTAAATACTGTATGTATAGAAGTGTCTTACATCTGTTGGTGAAATGTTAACAGTCAGCGAATGGACCGAGCTCAGTCAGCTTCTAAAGTGAATTTCCAGTGAAGGTTAGCAAGGAGAAGAACTGTTGAAGGCTACTGATCTGTTCCCCATAGCTGACAGAGTTGCtgttgtaattaaaaataaacaaaccagttTTTCCTAAGGAGCCTGTCCAGCTCTGGCGCTGCAGGAGCTGCCTTCGGCCGGCAGCAGCGTTGTGCCGGGGGGCTCAGCATCCCCTGGGCGCTGCCGTGAGCTGGAGACAAAGGGAGAGACTGAACCACCTCGTCCCCGAGGGGATCGTGCAGTGTCAAGGTTAAGACGAGCCATGATGATACAGAGAAGCTTCTGTTGTCTGTTACATCCCCTGTTAGCCCGGGGGGAGGGAGGAGTTTTACCCACCCATCAAGTCCTTTTCAGCAGTTAAAGATGAAACACAAAGGTTGGGGAAGGGACTTAGGCTCCTGGGTGACATCAGGGGATCGCGTTTTGATACTGATATTGTTTACTTGTATTTGCAGTTGCTTCCGCTATTGAAGaccccaaaataaaaatagatctCACCAGCTACTTCGTGAAGAGGCCGCCCGGGGTCTTACACTGCACCACAAAATACACCGACTTTGGAAAAGCAGCTGGAGCCGAGGAATACGCACAGCAAGAAGTGAGTATGTGACCCCCGTGACCCCTGTCCTGTCCCGACCCCCCCAGGGGATCCACGAGCTCCCCGGGGGGGGGACACGTGGCTTTGCTGGAGCCGAGAGGGCAACTGGGGACTGTGGCTACGTCCGTCCACGTGGCCTGTGCAATGGAAAAGTCGTAATTGTGGGGGAGATGgatgttttccaaacaaaatactcctgccccccccagcccccacttGCAGCATCATCTCCCATAGCCTGATTTGAACGATGATGAATTTAAGGTATTTACACTTCCAgctaaattatttcaaaacagctAAGCCCAAGTTAAATATCGCAATTTGTGAAGGAGAGATGTAACCAGCTCCGAATTCATGGAGCAGGAACTTCAGGCGCGACCCTCCAGTCGCACCCGGCGCCTCCGATGTGCCCGAGCGGGAGCGGCCGAGCCCCCGTCCCGCCTGTGGCTAAAGCTCTGTCCTCCCCCCTCGCAGGCGGTGAAGGCTTCCTACGGCAAAGGCTTCACCTTGTCCATCTCTGCTCTCTTCATCACCACAAAAACTGTCGGGGCTCGCGTAGAGCTGAGcgaacagcagctgctgctgtggcctGGGGACGCCGATAAGATCCTGCCCACCGACAGCCTCCCGCGGGGCAGCCGCGCTCACGTCACCCTCGGCTGCGCCAACAGCGTCGAAGCCGTCCAGACCGGGCTGGATCTGCTGGAGTTTGTGAAACTGGAAAAGGCAGGGAACAAAGGGGAAGAAGTGGGGGAAATTGGAGGAGGGAAACTGCTGTATTTTGGTAACGGTATGTGGATGCTCACCCTTTCTAAAAAGATCGATGTGAAGGCAATATTCTCGGGTTACTATGGAAAAGGAAAACTTGTGCCAACGCAGAGCACCAACAAACGGGGCTCTGCCTTCAGTTCCTGCACCATCAtctagggcagggcagggcagctggctgggttgtttttaaaaggcaagtaACTCCTGTAACCTTTAAAAGTGTAAAGAGAAATAATTCTACCTTACTAAAGTCAGCCCTTTCGCCAGCCCCTCTGGGGAGAGTTTATTGGCCTcgaacaaggaagaaaacaagcaactCCTGACTGACAAGGGAAAACTGTCCCGTAACTGGTGCCAGTAACTGAAGTGCTGCTGAGTGTATTTTAATGACGTTTTGGAAGAACCAGCCGTGGCgttctgcttgttttcttcctcagagGAAGATCAACTCTGGCCTTGTAGCGCTTCCCCATGAACCAC
This genomic stretch from Strix aluco isolate bStrAlu1 chromosome 24, bStrAlu1.hap1, whole genome shotgun sequence harbors:
- the ODAD4 gene encoding outer dynein arm-docking complex subunit 4 — its product is MAAAADPGPAGTFPNFMAEGTLLCRRGEYDKALACFNNALKLRAGDKHCLVARSKCYLKLGDTENSLKDAEASLQNDKTFSKGLYQKAETLYIMGDFEFALVFYHRGYRLRPELQKFRLGIEKSQEAIINCIGSPSSVKLENKGDLCFISRQAESKKANQKLQIKPTKDQKRTRKQEPVRNPKTERELLGELYADKAYLEKLLEDEDLMESSTKQGTKVADLVLSGISYLDARREFWQQQKPIYARERERKLRQQRWIRNKTRKPAEVGRYIVKSMEDIQLLLAGDCPEESCRKAERLLKTVQGCSEDEVPNKSELIGTLHSCIGNAQLEMGRTEAALQSHKMDLEFARQSDLPDAVSRALDNIGRVYARIGKFQQAIDTWEEKIPMAKSSLEKTWLFHEIGRCYLELDKAEAAQNYGQKSLQASDEEGDVEWQLHATVLVAQAQVKLKDYWSAITNFEKALEKAKLVHDEAAQRAVIAALDDVSKSFIEELDKRREEARVSSVKDAGCSGGTPRDNWEQRSERAGSGPGGREEAKQKEGAGNCEDAAGKAKEGAGGGTKAGGSGERERRGRPRPDGSP
- the CNP gene encoding 2',3'-cyclic-nucleotide 3'-phosphodiesterase gives rise to the protein MNRGFSKKSHTFLPKIFKKMSAQSTKERPESLQFPFLDDEDTISTVKESKTFFILRGLPGSGKSTLAQAIQDRYKDACKVISVDSYKITPLIRSTVPEEYSKVDEDLVDYCKRDISVIVLDDTHHERERLDQLFDIADKYRYKVIFAEPKTQWRLDCSQLKEKNQWKLSVEELKKMKPSLEKEFLPMYFGWFLSKRSSEILRKAGQAFLDELGSLKAFKKESKYFASAIEDPKIKIDLTSYFVKRPPGVLHCTTKYTDFGKAAGAEEYAQQEAVKASYGKGFTLSISALFITTKTVGARVELSEQQLLLWPGDADKILPTDSLPRGSRAHVTLGCANSVEAVQTGLDLLEFVKLEKAGNKGEEVGEIGGGKLLYFGNGMWMLTLSKKIDVKAIFSGYYGKGKLVPTQSTNKRGSAFSSCTII